A genomic region of Fusarium falciforme chromosome 4, complete sequence contains the following coding sequences:
- a CDS encoding BZIP domain-containing protein → MADKMSIDKADPTHNQNSNHLNGLNGHRREETDSPAGSSPDRDHNPGITSANATQEAQQPKRKGGRKPIYATSEERKQRNRQAQAAFRERRTEYIKQLEETIRVHESNLHNLQAAHRTAADECLMLRYKNSLLERILLEKGIDVQAELRAKTGSPNLGPTHMPQNLVQPPPIQRAIMNRHHQSRRSNSNIAPKAEPGPVLPPPLQPHSTATSPKNRPTPSSHSNSPTNTGAFSPAASDNVSMRGSMTSMGRQQMPQQQPPQQPQQMPQSTQASRQPMMQSGVRGGPVSSGASYYPTPAFQNHIEQLEQEYDAQADMIDDSEIETPAGHGGYPSGYNGDNQQPMMMSPASNGPGHQMTPSHEPVQPPQTTHSQYPSMTQLLDQNGLDWDPFGLTASMQFPAQQFQFDQTNMR, encoded by the exons ATGGCAGACAAGATGTCCATCGATAAGGCGGATCCGACGCACAACCAGAATAGCAACCATCTCAACGGCCTCAACGGTCATCGTCGAGAAGAGACCGACTCGCCCGCAGGCTCTAGCCCTGACAGGGACCACAACCCGGGGATAACCTCTGCCAATGCTACCCAGGAGGCTCAGCAGCCCAAGAGGAAGGGCGGCCGCAAGCCT ATCTATGCTACATCCGAAGAACGAAAGCAACGAAACAGACAGGCTCAGGCTGCATTCCGAGAACGCCGAACCGAATACATCAAGCAACTCGAAGAGACCATCCGCGTCCATGAGTCCAACCTCCATAACCTCCAGGCGGCCCACCGCACGGCCGCCGATGAATGTTTGATGCTTCGCTACAAGAACTCTTTACTTGAGCGTATACTTCTTGAGAAGGGCATCGATGTTCAAGCTGAGCTTCGCGCAAAGACCGGTAGCCCCAACCTTGGGCCAACCCATATGCCGCAGAACCTGGTCCAACCACCACCGATTCAGCGTGCTATTATGAACCGACACCACCAGTCTCGTCGATCGAACTCGAACATTGCACCAAAGGCTGAGCCCGGTCCCGTGTTGCCGCCTCCCCTCCAACCACACTCGACCGCTACCTCGCCCAAGAACCGACCAACACCATCGTCGCACTCGAATTCGCCGACGAACACTGGTGCCTTCTCGCCAGCGGCCTCGGACAATGTGTCGATGCGAGGTTCTATGACCAGCATGGGTCGACAGCAGATGCCTCAGCAACAGCCGCCGCAACAACCGCAGCAAATGCCCCAAAGCACACAGGCTTCTAGGCAACCAATGATGCAGTCGGGTGTCCGAGGAGGCCCGGTGTCCTCGGGCGCTTCATACTACCCCACCCCCGCTTTCCAGAATCACATTGAGCAGCTAG AGCAAGAATATGACGCTCAAGCCGACATGATTGATGATTCCGAGATTGAAACACCTGCCGGACACGGAGGCTATCCATCAGGCTACAATGgcgacaaccaacaacccatgatgatgtcgccaGCCTCGAACGGACCCGGGCACCAGATGACACCGTCACACGAACCCGTTCAGCCGCCACAGACTACACACTCCCAATACCCATCTATGACCCAGTTGTTGGACCAGAACGGTCTGGACTGGGACCCCTTTGGATTGACTGCCAGTATGCAGTTTCCTGCGCAGCAATTCCAATTCGACCAAACCAATATGAGGTGA
- a CDS encoding GH16 domain-containing protein, whose protein sequence is MLSIRSLYLQLAVLSTVVRGASIGDDECDCYLTNGTNSAYYSQHKFFDFRDLGKYAGVPDVIKNASETGDITSDYFESKDWDDSWGIQDWINRKSGGVSLSGDASVLMVNSPNNIYIEKNEDNDAVSDTFLTMRTVRLKNFQTAAEFESVSTYHYLSLRMLARVTGSAGACMAMFTYLEGDELADVQEADIEILTRDPKNRIQYTNQPSFTDDGDEVPKATRNGTLPEGLGWDDWVVHRLDWTPSRSVWYVAGQEVASIEFQTPKDPAKVLFNAWSDGGSWSGNMSLNGAAYMQIQWIEMVYNGTDSEGSDKRSLDGRSETGHVERRGMLASREDDENGCKAVCSIDEVDEASKTKVLWKSAASCVTAPIPRGWTTGLVVMGIMIMTWFV, encoded by the coding sequence ATGTTGTCGATCCGCTCATTATACTTACAGCTTGCCGTGCTTTCGACCGTCGTACGCGGTGCCTCGATAGGGGACGATGAGTGCGACTGTTACCTCACGAACGGTACCAACTCTGCCTACTACTCACAGCATAAGTTCTTTGATTTCCGGGATCTTGGAAAGTACGCCGGTGTACCAGATGTTATCAAGAACGCATCTGAGACGGGTGACATCACGAGCGACTACTTTGAGAGCAAGGATTGGGACGACAGTTGGGGTATCCAGGACTGGATCAATCGCAAAAGTGGCGGCGTGAGCCTCTCCGGCGATGCCTCTGTGCTTATGGTCAACTCACCCAACAATATCTATATCGAGAAGAATGAGGACAACGATGCGGTATCGGACACGTTCCTAACTATGCGGACGGTGCGTCTTAAAAACTTTCAGACCGCCGCAGAGTTCGAGTCGGTGTCGACGTATCACTATCTCTCACTCCGTATGCTCGCCCGAGTCACGGGCAGCGCGGGAGCCTGCATGGCAATGTTCACATACCTTGAAGGCGACGAGCTCGCCGACGTGCAGGAAGCCGACATTGAGATCCTCACACGCGACCCGAAGAACCGGATCCAGTACACCAACCAACCATCCTTcaccgacgacggcgacgagGTCCCGAAGGCGACTCGCAACGGCACACTCCCCGAGGGCCTCGGCTGGGACGACTGGGTGGTACACCGGCTCGACTGGACGCCTTCGCGTTCCGTGTGGTACGTGGCGGGTCAGGAGGTTGCCAGCATCGAGTTCCAGACACCCAAGGACCCGGCGAAGGTCCTGTTCAACGCGTGGAGTGACGGGGGCTCTTGGAGCGGCAACATGAGCCTCAATGGCGCGGCGTACATGCAGATCCAGTGGATCGAGATGGTGTACAACGGCACGGACAGTGAGGGATCGGATAAGAGAAGTCTCGATGGTCGTTCAGAGACAGGACATGTTGAAAGAAGGGGCATGTTGGCATCCCGTGAGGACGACGAAAATGGGTGCAAGGCCGTCTGCAGCATTGACGAAGTAGATGAGGCTAGCAAGACCAAGGTGCTATGGAAGAGTGCAGCGTCTTGTGTGACAGCACCTATTCCGAGAGGTTGGACAACCGGACTGGTGGTCATGGGGATCATGATCATGACGTGGTTTGTGTAA
- a CDS encoding WW domain-containing protein — translation MSSPKPSPADVEKPDTQSPVAKLPETDNAPENVEKKEEEADPGSDREPGEASPEPESSDAPNKDGNAPPLPNEPTPDGPPLPNEPVPGGPPLPNEPAPQPEDDGWDCQWDPNTQAWFFANRFTGKTQWENPRVATPAAPGTQSSVPQPPVSEKPAAGGYNPAIHGDYDPNAWYAQGNNDDDDAGPSTGAVADPSDVYASTASFNRFTGQFQAAGMGPERHSDEAKSRRQMNAFFDVEAAANAHDGRSLKAERSGKKPSKAELKQFKEKRRARKEEKRRAWLRD, via the coding sequence ATGTCGTCACCTAAGCCGTCGCCTGCCGACGTAGAGAAGCCCGACACTCAGTCGCCGGTTGCGAAGCTGCCAGAGACGGACAACGCGCCTGAGAacgtggagaagaaggaggaggaggcggatcCCGGTTCCGATCGCGAGCCTGGTGAGGCTTCGCCAGAGCCCGAATCTTCGGATGCCCCCAACAAGGACGGCAACGCGCCACCTCTGCCAAATGAACCGACACCGGATGGACCCCCGTTGCCAAATGAACCTGTGCCTGGTGGTCCTCCCCTGCCGAACGAGCCTGCGCCACAGCCCGAAGACGACGGATGGGATTGCCAATGGGATCCAAACACGCAAGCCTGGTTCTTTGCGAATCGCTTCACCGGGAAAACGCAGTGGGAGAACCCGCGCGTCGCTACGCCAGCGGCTCCGGGTACACAGTCGAGCGTTCCTCAGCCGCCCGTGTCTGAGAAACCTGCCGCGGGTGGTTACAACCCCGCCATCCACGGCGACTACGATCCTAATGCCTGGTATGCGCAGGGAAacaatgacgatgatgatgctggacCATCCACTGGCGCTGTGGCCGATCCGTCGGATGTTTATGCTTCGACCGCTTCCTTTAACCGCTTCACTGGACAGTTCCAGGCGGCCGGTATGGGTCCCGAGCGGCATAGCGACGAGGCCAAGTCGCGGCGCCAGATGAACGCCTTCTTTGATGTCGAGGCTGCCGCCAACGCCCATGATGGCCGAAGCTTGAAGGCCGAACGGTCGGGTAAGAAGCCCTCCAAGGCCGAGCTGAAGCagttcaaggagaagaggcgCGCCagaaaggaggagaagcgccGCGCTTGGCTGAGGGACTAA
- a CDS encoding Pre-rRNA-processing protein RIX1 — MAASLPPDLRVLCRKLTSIPPTQLPHALPSLINHVLHCKEPLSAPQERKVKDSSAEGAQLVHKLKASITTHLNGRSREARFTAIGLIKAVVDVGGWEVLQGCKPWVGGLLSIVEKSDPVASKELAVVTLTRIYMLVQPYQTLVREIATPTIPTFITACLKLIKANSAESLQTPLSVVETICDAFSALIPLYPTTFRPSSSKIRAAIRSFLVPTLSDDIVVPQSLQRASRRLVISLHHVAAKSGGSDEWAKLVDLLLKDLHSTADQVLRAVEESWEGSNGYSRSRVELDGEPHGGGASAEELPSWTGINAGADRLIGLFHYLSDCLRYPTKAPVTIPTSALVDAASRVLLIARLSPKSQSWDQALPTVAAIGREEREELWAAMPDIHIAALHLLQTLFQRLEQNTVALAPEVLDHLVRVFKSGINLPSVRMTGYAILKEILILSGPTLSKSSVESLDPLLGACCRDLQQDAGHLKESEKPAASTTDPKKNSIAANADLFLQPQASAVVAATPLEPEHEAAASALLAIIPSCLPQRYLKPSVRGLVDQTAIVTSNRDAMLASVLNPYKDQRGRVYPSILPHLTQQFPDDQGLEILRTNLRAGAQSLAEGEPPLEELPVAGEEEEEEEVQDEEMKDDNVEEESATKKTGDLFKPATLPTPQLEKNLPIQSNPFAPSEKVKSTTADTDRNARAGSPPKRKHEGSDPAPPKRQVLEKSSSPDRVLAAPVSTAPAAEEEDDDDDESVHLNMELDDDDEEDDDE; from the exons ATGGCAGCCTCATTACCCCCTGACCTGCGGGTCTTGTGTCGAAAACTCACCTCAATCCCCCCAACCCAGCTCCCTCACGCGCTGCCATCTCTCATCAACCATGTTCTTCACTGCAAGGAGCCATTGTCTGCGCCCCAGGAGCGAAAGGTCAAGGACAGCTCCGCCGAGGGCGCTCAGCTGGTCCATaagctcaaggccagcaTCACCACTCACTTGAACGGGCGAAGTCGTGAGGCCAGGTTCACAGCAATTGGTCTTATCAAGGCCGTCGTGGACGTTGGTGGATGGGAAGTTCTACAAGGATGCAAGCCATGGGTTGGCGGTCTACTGTCTATTGTCGAG AAAAGCGATCCTGTCGCCTCCAAAGAGTTGGCCGTGGTCACTCTCACCAGGATTTACATGCTCGTCCAGCCATACCAGACTCTTGTGAGAGAGATCGCCACTCCCACTATCCCAACATTCATCACTGCTTgcctcaagctcatcaaagCCAACTCTGCCGAGAGTCTGCAAACTCCTCTGTCTGTGGTTGAGACCATCTGCGACGCCTTCTCTGCCTTGATACCGCTTTATCCCACCACGTTCCGCCCCTCTAGCTCCAAAATAAGAGCTGCTATCCGGTCATTCCTCGTTCCCACTCTTTCAGACGACATCGTTGTTCCCCAGAGCTTGCAGAGGGCTTCACGAAGACTTGTCATTTCGCTTCACCACGTTGCCGCTAAGTCAGGGGGCAGCGATGAGTGGGCCAAGCTGGTCGATCTTCTCCTCAAGGACCTTCATTCTACAGCCGACCAGGTCTTGAGGGCCGTTGAGGAGTCATGGGAAGGTTCAAATGGCTACAGTCGATCGCGAGTCGAACTTGACGGGGAACCCCATGGCGGTGGCGCGTCCGCCGAGGAGCTCCCATCGTGGACGGGTATCAATGCTGGCGCTGATCGCTTGATCGGCCTGTTTCATTATCTCTCAGACTGCCTGCGGTATCCCACCAAGGCACCTGTCACGATACCTACTAGTGCCCTGGTCGATGCTGCCTCTCGAGTACTCCTGATAGCTAGACTCTCGCCCAAATCCCAATCCTGGGATCAGGCTCTCCCGACCGTTGCTGCCATCGgccgagaggagagagaggagctCTGGGCTGCCATGCCAGATATTCACATTGCTGCTCTTCACCTGCTGCAAACTCTGTTCCAACGCCTGGAGCAGAACACGGTGGCTCTGGCCCCTGAGGTCCTTGACCACCTTGTCCGAGTATTCAAGTCGGGAATCAACCTCCCCAGCGTGCGAATGACTGGCTACGCTATTTTGAAAGAAATTCTCATTCTTTCCGGCCCGACACTATCGAAATCGTCCGTCGAAAGCCTGGATCCTCTGCTCGGTGCATGCTGCAGGGATCTACAGCAAGACGCTGGACATCTCAAGGAGTCCGAGAAGCCAGCAGCCTCCACGACAGACCCCAAAAAGAACAGCATCGCCGCCAATGCcgatctcttcctccagcCCCAAGCTTCCGCCGTCGTTGCAGCAACCCCTCTTGAGCCAGAGCACGAGGCCGCTGCCTCTGCTCTCCTGGCCATTATTCCATCATGCCTGCCACAGCGCTATCTCAAGCCATCTGTGCGCGGTCTCGTCGACCAGACAGCTATCGTCACCAGTAACCGCGATGCCATGCTCGCGAGCGTCCTCAACCCGTACAAGGATCAGCGAGGTCGGGTATATCCCAGCATCCTTCCTCACCTGACACAGCAGTTTCCCGACGATCAAGGGCTTGAGATTCTACGCACCAACCTTCGCGCTGGCGCTCAGAGCCTGGCTGAGGGTGAGCCACCGCTGGAGGAGCTCCCTGTAGCaggtgaggaagaggaagaggaggaggtgcaagatgaggagatgaaggacgACAATGTCGAGGAAGAGTCAGCTACTAAGAAGACGGGCGATCTCTTCAAGCCAGCGACTCTACCCACCCCACAGCTCGAGAAGAACCTACCCATCCAGAGCAACCCCTTTGCGCCCAGCGAAAAGGTCAAATCCACCACAGCCGACACAGATAGGAACGCCCGGGCCGGCTCTCCACCCAAACGGAAGCATGAAGGCTCGGATCCCGCGCCGCCAAAGAGACAAGTCCTGGAAAAGTCGTCGTCTCCTGATCGGGTGCTCGCCGCGCCTGTCTCGACTGCTCCAGccgcagaggaggaggacgacgacgatgacgagagcGTTCACTTGAACATGGAgttggatgatgacgatgaggaagatgacgacgaatAG